One Caulobacter segnis genomic window carries:
- the ilvC gene encoding ketol-acid reductoisomerase, which translates to MRVYYDRDADIARILDRKIAIVGYGSQGHAHALNLRDSGAKNVAVALRAGSPTAKKAEGEGLKVMTVAEAAAWADLIMILAPDEHQAAIYKNEIAPNIRDGAALLFAHGLNVHFGLIEPKDTIDVLMVAPKGPGHTVRGEYQKGGGVPCLIAVHHNATGNALDLGLAYASAIGGGRSGIIETNFREECETDLFGEQAVLCGGTVELVRAGFEVLVEAGYAPEMAYFECLHELKLIVDLMYEGGIANMNYSISNTAEYGEYVTGPRIITPETKAEMKRVLEDIQSGKFVRDFMLENQVGQPSFKATRRRSAEHQIEEVGGRLRGMMPWIAKNKLVDQAKN; encoded by the coding sequence ATGCGCGTCTACTACGACCGCGACGCCGACATCGCCCGCATCCTGGACCGGAAGATCGCTATTGTAGGCTACGGCAGCCAAGGCCACGCCCACGCCCTTAACCTTCGTGACTCGGGCGCCAAGAACGTCGCCGTCGCGCTGCGCGCCGGCTCGCCGACCGCCAAGAAGGCCGAGGGCGAAGGCCTGAAGGTCATGACGGTGGCCGAAGCCGCCGCCTGGGCCGATCTGATCATGATCCTGGCGCCCGACGAGCACCAGGCCGCGATCTACAAGAACGAGATCGCTCCGAACATCCGCGACGGCGCGGCCCTGCTGTTCGCTCACGGCCTGAACGTCCACTTCGGCCTGATCGAGCCGAAGGACACCATCGACGTCCTGATGGTCGCCCCGAAGGGCCCCGGCCACACGGTGCGTGGCGAGTACCAGAAGGGCGGCGGCGTTCCCTGCCTGATCGCCGTGCACCACAACGCCACGGGCAACGCCCTCGACCTGGGCCTGGCCTACGCCTCGGCCATCGGCGGCGGCCGCTCGGGCATTATCGAGACCAACTTCCGCGAAGAGTGCGAGACCGACCTGTTCGGCGAGCAGGCCGTCCTGTGCGGCGGCACCGTCGAGCTGGTCCGCGCCGGCTTCGAAGTGCTGGTGGAAGCCGGCTACGCGCCGGAAATGGCCTATTTCGAGTGCCTGCACGAGCTGAAGCTGATCGTCGACCTCATGTACGAGGGCGGCATCGCCAACATGAACTACTCGATCTCGAACACGGCCGAGTACGGCGAGTACGTCACCGGTCCGCGCATCATCACGCCGGAAACCAAGGCCGAGATGAAGCGCGTGCTGGAAGACATCCAGTCGGGCAAGTTCGTCCGTGACTTCATGCTCGAGAACCAAGTGGGCCAGCCCAGCTTCAAGGCGACCCGTCGCCGCTCGGCCGAGCACCAGATCGAGGAAGTCGGCGGCCGCCTGCGCGGCATGATGCCCTGGATCGCCAAGAACAAGCTGGTCGACCAGGCCAAGAACTAA
- a CDS encoding DUF2200 domain-containing protein yields MVEHRIYATSFASVYPIYVAKAERKGRTRAEVDRIILWLTGFSPEAFEAQLARETDFRTFFAEAPALNPARAEIKGLVCGVRVEAVAEPLMREIRYLDKLIDELAKGKAMEKILRR; encoded by the coding sequence ATGGTCGAACACCGGATCTACGCCACCAGCTTCGCCAGCGTGTACCCGATCTATGTCGCCAAGGCCGAGCGCAAGGGCCGCACGCGGGCCGAGGTCGACCGGATCATCCTGTGGCTGACGGGCTTTAGTCCCGAGGCGTTCGAGGCCCAACTGGCTCGCGAGACCGACTTCCGGACGTTCTTCGCGGAGGCCCCCGCGCTGAACCCCGCGCGGGCCGAGATCAAGGGCCTGGTCTGCGGCGTCCGCGTCGAGGCGGTGGCCGAACCGCTGATGCGCGAGATCCGCTACCTGGACAAGCTCATCGACGAACTCGCCAAGGGCAAGGCGATGGAGAAGATCCTGCGGAGGTGA
- a CDS encoding CAP domain-containing protein: MKLIARRTLLAGGAALASTSVSTRLWAAPPQPWIAYERRLRGLLDDPPGGDFDPDFEETLLDLNNIFRRRQGPAPLAWDRGLCLAARAHAADMARTEVFDHVTHEGYSPASRVGLLARDLVGAPGENIAMRLNASGAVTADQIMGQWRTSPGHRANLLAPGFTHVGYGVLRQGPRVIAVGAYAEVAARLAGPAPLRVRAVDEIARALSNAAPAIRQFSVSEPGGEVLTTTYVEGRSPNVLQPGAWQLRPHLSSGEHRYQVAWGPVFVLG, translated from the coding sequence ATGAAGTTGATCGCGCGAAGAACCCTGCTGGCCGGTGGCGCGGCCCTGGCCTCCACGTCTGTCTCGACGCGCCTCTGGGCCGCCCCGCCCCAGCCCTGGATCGCCTATGAGCGCCGCCTGCGCGGCCTGCTGGACGATCCGCCCGGGGGCGACTTCGATCCGGACTTCGAAGAGACCCTGCTGGACCTCAACAACATCTTCCGCCGCCGCCAGGGGCCGGCCCCGCTGGCGTGGGATCGGGGCCTGTGCCTGGCCGCCCGCGCCCACGCCGCCGACATGGCGCGGACCGAGGTGTTCGACCATGTGACCCACGAGGGCTATTCGCCAGCCAGCCGCGTCGGCCTGCTGGCCCGCGACCTGGTCGGCGCGCCGGGCGAGAACATCGCCATGCGTCTCAACGCCTCCGGCGCGGTGACGGCGGACCAGATCATGGGCCAGTGGCGCACCAGTCCCGGCCACCGCGCCAACCTGCTGGCGCCGGGTTTCACCCATGTGGGCTACGGCGTGCTGCGCCAGGGCCCGCGCGTGATCGCCGTCGGGGCCTATGCCGAGGTCGCCGCGCGCCTGGCCGGCCCCGCCCCGCTGCGCGTCCGCGCCGTGGACGAGATCGCCCGCGCCCTCTCGAACGCCGCCCCGGCGATCCGCCAGTTCTCGGTCTCCGAACCCGGCGGCGAGGTGCTGACCACGACCTATGTCGAGGGCCGCTCGCCCAACGTGCTGCAGCCCGGAGCCTGGCAGCTGCGCCCGCACCTCTCCTCGGGCGAGCACCGCTACCAGGTGGCCTGGGGGCCAGTGTTCGTGCTGGGGTGA
- a CDS encoding YccF domain-containing protein: MIRFILNVLWFVCGGLVTGLGWLLAGVLLAITIVGLPYAGAAFRIAGFAFWPFGKEIVHREILGRSDIGTGPLGTVLNVIWFILAGWWLALGHVVVAVAEAISIIGIPFAIKDLQLAYIALAPIGRDVVRR, translated from the coding sequence GTGATCCGTTTCATCCTGAACGTTCTGTGGTTCGTCTGCGGCGGTCTGGTCACCGGCCTGGGCTGGTTGCTGGCCGGCGTGCTGCTGGCCATCACCATCGTGGGCCTGCCCTATGCCGGCGCGGCCTTCCGGATCGCCGGCTTCGCTTTCTGGCCGTTCGGCAAGGAGATCGTCCACCGCGAGATCCTGGGCCGATCGGACATCGGCACGGGCCCGCTGGGGACCGTGCTGAACGTGATCTGGTTTATCCTGGCCGGCTGGTGGCTGGCCTTGGGGCACGTGGTCGTCGCCGTCGCCGAGGCCATCTCGATCATCGGCATCCCGTTCGCGATCAAGGACCTGCAGCTGGCCTACATCGCCCTGGCCCCGATCGGCCGCGACGTGGTGCGGCGCTAG
- a CDS encoding RusA family crossover junction endodeoxyribonuclease, translated as MTQVLDGADWTHHGKVRAREAGGELTLVVDGLTTQGKYYKPLIYEFFRKSWRGSRPAWGEFSVEIGMEYVGEPPWMDLDNLAKALLDAIKGYAFHDDAQVARLLVERRPGERERIVIQVRKLDTNRMRRTLEG; from the coding sequence GTGACCCAGGTTTTAGACGGCGCCGACTGGACCCACCACGGCAAGGTCCGCGCCCGCGAGGCTGGGGGGGAGCTGACCCTCGTGGTCGACGGCCTGACCACCCAGGGCAAGTACTACAAGCCGCTGATCTACGAGTTCTTCCGCAAGTCCTGGCGTGGCTCGCGCCCAGCGTGGGGCGAGTTCAGCGTCGAGATCGGCATGGAATATGTCGGTGAGCCGCCGTGGATGGACCTGGACAACCTGGCCAAGGCCCTGCTGGACGCAATCAAGGGCTATGCCTTCCATGACGACGCCCAGGTCGCCCGGCTGCTGGTCGAGCGCCGGCCGGGCGAGCGCGAGCGGATCGTCATCCAGGTGCGGAAACTGGACACGAACCGCATGCGCCGTACGCTTGAGGGCTGA
- a CDS encoding DUF1697 domain-containing protein, with protein sequence MFASAKETQMNAYVALPRSINTGKRKVLKEDLLGVAQDLGFKEARTYLASGNLVLWGDQPGGVALEGRLEDALEARMGLRTDFMVRSAAQLKVIIDGNPFAAEALDHPSHVIVNFLKSPLPDEDETILRAAVSGPERFAVGACELYLDFPISIADSVLDRDWKKTKRSPVGTTRNWNTVMALAGMMGG encoded by the coding sequence ATGTTCGCAAGCGCGAAGGAGACCCAGATGAATGCGTACGTGGCCCTGCCGCGCTCGATCAACACCGGCAAGCGCAAGGTGCTGAAGGAGGATCTTTTGGGCGTCGCCCAGGACCTCGGCTTCAAGGAGGCCCGGACTTACCTGGCCAGCGGCAACCTCGTGCTCTGGGGCGACCAGCCTGGCGGCGTGGCGCTGGAAGGCAGGCTCGAGGACGCCCTGGAGGCCAGGATGGGCCTGCGCACCGATTTCATGGTCCGTTCGGCGGCCCAGTTGAAAGTGATCATCGACGGCAATCCCTTTGCGGCCGAGGCGCTGGACCATCCCAGCCACGTCATCGTCAACTTCCTGAAGTCGCCGCTTCCGGACGAGGACGAAACGATCCTGCGCGCCGCGGTTTCCGGGCCGGAGCGCTTTGCGGTCGGCGCCTGCGAGCTCTATCTGGATTTTCCGATCAGCATCGCCGACTCGGTGTTGGATCGGGACTGGAAGAAGACCAAGCGTTCGCCCGTCGGCACCACGCGCAATTGGAACACGGTGATGGCCTTGGCCGGGATGATGGGCGGGTGA
- a CDS encoding DUF924 family protein has product MRAHPNDVVHFWRQAGPRKWFAKDQAFDAAIALKFEQTHYRASMRRYDAWAETAEGSLALLILLDQFPRNMYRNTPHAFATDPLARMFAHEAIAAGHDTDPAIEADLRPFFYLPFEHSESLVDQEFSVQLFAALQADTGDEESMKYALIHRDIIARFGRFPHRNAGLGRKTTDAEREFLDEGGFAG; this is encoded by the coding sequence ATGCGCGCGCATCCCAACGATGTCGTCCATTTCTGGCGCCAGGCCGGTCCCCGCAAGTGGTTCGCCAAGGACCAGGCCTTCGACGCGGCCATCGCCCTGAAGTTCGAGCAGACCCACTACCGCGCCTCGATGCGCCGCTATGACGCCTGGGCCGAAACGGCCGAGGGGTCGCTGGCCCTGCTGATCCTGCTGGATCAGTTTCCGCGCAACATGTACCGCAACACCCCGCACGCCTTCGCCACCGACCCGCTGGCGCGGATGTTCGCCCACGAGGCCATCGCCGCCGGCCACGACACCGATCCGGCCATCGAGGCGGACCTGCGGCCGTTCTTCTACCTGCCGTTCGAGCACTCGGAGTCGCTGGTCGACCAGGAGTTCAGCGTCCAGCTGTTCGCCGCCCTGCAGGCCGACACCGGCGACGAGGAGTCGATGAAGTACGCCCTGATCCACCGCGACATCATCGCCCGGTTCGGCCGGTTTCCGCATCGCAACGCCGGCCTTGGTCGCAAAACCACCGACGCCGAGCGCGAATTCCTCGACGAGGGCGGGTTCGCGGGGTAG
- a CDS encoding polyprenyl synthetase family protein, translating into MDAATATLPRTSGSVDRLVRLAEADMKGVNALITDRMQSDVPIIPALAEHLIAAGGKRLRPLLTVAAARLAGSDNDHCLKLAAAVEFIHTATLLHDDVVDGSQLRRGKVAAHLIWGAAQSVLVGDFLFARAFELMVETNSMKALEILARASRVIAEGEVLQLMRSHDLNLSQAVYLEIIQAKTAELFAAASEAGAVSAGVDTAKAEALKAYGLNLGLAFQLADDALDYGGATETLGKNAGDDFREGKATLPLLLAIARSGPREAEFWERAIGRREQTEADFRRARELIIGTGALDATLDLAADYADRAKTALAIFPANDWRGALEELADFAVSRRA; encoded by the coding sequence TTGGACGCAGCGACAGCGACCCTCCCCCGGACGTCGGGCTCGGTGGATCGTCTCGTGCGCCTCGCCGAGGCCGACATGAAGGGCGTCAACGCCCTGATCACCGATCGCATGCAGAGCGACGTGCCGATCATCCCGGCCCTGGCCGAGCACCTGATCGCCGCCGGCGGCAAGCGCCTGCGTCCGTTGCTGACCGTGGCCGCCGCGCGCCTGGCCGGGTCGGATAACGATCACTGCCTGAAGCTGGCCGCCGCCGTAGAATTCATCCACACCGCCACCCTGTTGCATGACGACGTCGTCGACGGCAGCCAGCTGCGCCGCGGCAAGGTCGCCGCGCACCTGATCTGGGGCGCGGCCCAGAGCGTGCTCGTGGGCGACTTCCTGTTCGCCCGCGCCTTCGAGCTGATGGTCGAGACCAACTCGATGAAGGCGCTGGAGATCCTGGCCCGCGCCAGCCGCGTCATCGCCGAGGGCGAGGTGCTGCAGCTGATGCGCAGCCACGACCTGAACCTGTCGCAGGCCGTCTATCTGGAGATCATCCAGGCCAAGACCGCCGAGCTGTTCGCCGCCGCCTCGGAGGCCGGCGCGGTCTCGGCCGGGGTCGACACGGCCAAGGCCGAGGCGCTGAAGGCCTATGGCCTGAACCTGGGCCTGGCGTTCCAGCTGGCCGATGACGCCCTCGACTACGGCGGCGCGACCGAGACCCTGGGCAAGAACGCCGGCGACGACTTCCGCGAAGGCAAGGCGACCCTGCCGCTGCTGCTGGCCATCGCCCGCTCGGGGCCGCGCGAGGCCGAGTTCTGGGAGCGCGCCATCGGTCGCCGCGAACAGACCGAGGCCGACTTCCGCCGCGCCCGCGAACTGATCATCGGCACGGGCGCCCTGGACGCCACCCTGGATCTGGCCGCCGACTACGCCGACAGGGCCAAGACGGCGCTGGCGATCTTCCCGGCCAACGACTGGCGGGGCGCGCTGGAAGAGCTGGCCGACTTCGCGGTCAGCCGCCGGGCCTAA
- a CDS encoding SH3 domain-containing protein, whose product MKAIRSALAMGLALTALTPATTLAQAKASKGQQMQTQASGEVPHCARKLGTLSIVDGDDSSGWTQYNLASPQKVLRAIVQRSNCFNLVDRGAGLGAAQKERDIGGNLGLQRGSNVGQGQVKAADYVLVAEVAGSNSNVGGGAVAGAIGGIIGGRVGGLVGGIKTKKLEANTVLSLTNVRTTETMSVSEGYAVKNDIGWGAGGGIGWGGAVGGGYEDTDIGRIVTLSFINAYSKMIGDLGLLSEAGPAAAAAPQKTFAALRPIALRATPAAAGKLIRTLPAGAAVYPTGNKQELWWEVADENDNVGWVLNTGLAPK is encoded by the coding sequence ATGAAAGCTATCCGCAGCGCGCTGGCCATGGGCCTGGCGCTTACCGCCCTGACGCCGGCCACGACCTTAGCCCAGGCCAAGGCCAGCAAGGGCCAACAGATGCAGACCCAGGCCTCCGGCGAGGTGCCGCATTGCGCCCGCAAGCTGGGCACGCTGTCGATCGTCGACGGCGACGATTCCAGCGGCTGGACCCAGTACAACCTGGCCTCGCCGCAGAAGGTGCTGCGCGCCATCGTCCAGCGCTCGAATTGCTTCAACCTGGTCGACCGGGGCGCTGGCCTGGGCGCGGCCCAGAAGGAACGTGACATCGGCGGCAACCTGGGCCTGCAGCGCGGCTCCAACGTCGGCCAGGGCCAGGTCAAGGCGGCCGACTACGTGCTGGTGGCCGAGGTCGCGGGCAGCAACAGCAATGTCGGCGGCGGCGCGGTGGCCGGCGCCATCGGCGGCATCATCGGCGGGCGCGTCGGCGGCCTGGTCGGCGGCATCAAGACCAAGAAGCTGGAAGCCAACACCGTCCTGTCGCTGACCAATGTCCGCACCACCGAGACCATGTCGGTGTCGGAAGGCTACGCGGTGAAGAACGACATCGGCTGGGGCGCCGGCGGCGGCATCGGCTGGGGCGGCGCCGTCGGCGGCGGCTACGAAGACACCGACATCGGCCGCATCGTCACCCTGTCGTTCATCAACGCCTATTCGAAGATGATCGGCGACCTGGGCCTGCTGTCGGAAGCCGGTCCGGCCGCCGCGGCCGCGCCGCAGAAGACCTTCGCGGCCCTGCGCCCGATCGCCCTGCGCGCCACCCCGGCCGCCGCCGGCAAGCTGATCCGCACCCTGCCCGCCGGCGCCGCCGTCTACCCGACCGGCAACAAGCAGGAACTGTGGTGGGAAGTGGCCGACGAGAACGACAATGTCGGCTGGGTGCTGAACACCGGCCTGGCGCCGAAGTAG
- a CDS encoding tRNA1(Val) (adenine(37)-N6)-methyltransferase, whose protein sequence is MDDQQVTEDRVLGGRVRLRQKPDGYRAGMDAALLAAACDALPDQRVLEPGCGVGGALLAAATRRPDALFQGVERDSAAAALAAGNAALNGLADRVAIREGDVEAGFRALALPVFDAVMTNPPFFDDPAVLRAPAPAKSGAWMADGGLSAWTSFCLKAVREGGTITLIHRADRLADILALLAPKAGSFKIRPIAPFADAPAKRVIVRAVKTGKAPLVLLPPLVLHDREGGKHSARAEAILRGEAALDW, encoded by the coding sequence TTGGACGACCAACAGGTGACGGAGGATCGGGTTCTGGGCGGCCGCGTACGGCTGCGTCAGAAGCCCGACGGATACAGGGCCGGCATGGACGCGGCCCTGCTGGCGGCCGCCTGCGACGCCCTGCCCGACCAGCGCGTCCTCGAACCCGGATGCGGTGTGGGCGGCGCCCTGCTGGCCGCCGCGACTCGCCGGCCCGACGCGCTTTTCCAGGGCGTGGAGCGTGATTCCGCCGCCGCCGCCCTGGCCGCCGGCAACGCGGCGCTGAACGGCCTGGCCGACCGAGTCGCGATCCGCGAGGGCGACGTCGAGGCCGGCTTCCGGGCCCTGGCCCTGCCGGTGTTCGACGCGGTGATGACCAATCCGCCCTTCTTCGACGATCCCGCCGTCCTGCGCGCCCCCGCCCCGGCCAAGAGCGGCGCCTGGATGGCCGACGGCGGCCTTTCGGCCTGGACGAGCTTCTGCCTGAAGGCCGTGCGCGAGGGCGGGACGATCACCCTGATCCACCGCGCCGACCGCCTGGCCGACATCCTGGCGCTGCTGGCGCCGAAGGCCGGCTCGTTCAAGATCCGCCCGATCGCCCCGTTCGCCGACGCCCCGGCCAAGCGGGTGATCGTCCGGGCGGTCAAGACGGGCAAGGCGCCGCTGGTCCTGCTGCCGCCGCTGGTCCTGCACGACCGCGAGGGCGGCAAGCACTCGGCGCGGGCCGAGGCGATCCTGCGGGGGGAAGCGGCGCTGGACTGGTGA
- a CDS encoding RcnB family protein: protein MKRLITTAMLLSLLGGAAAEAGAAGAAVAMRQAQREQRDDGAPRADRGGDRSDRGDRGGDRGGDRGGGDRGGWNRGGGEQRPQPQPQPQAQPQNNGGGWDRGDRGDRGGDRGDRGGRPDWNRGGERPQQPQPQAQPQPQPQNNGGSGWNRNDARDRSGWNRDDRRGPDNRGPDRGGWDRNDRNDNRGGWDRGDRRPGQGQYRDRDRGRPQYDRNHYRPSFRSVQRYRAPAYRYPRGWYVHSWSFGDYLPGGWYSSSYYLDWWRFDLPQPPIGCEWVRVGDNAVLVDVWSGQVLSVYYDLFW from the coding sequence ATGAAACGTCTGATCACGACCGCCATGCTGCTTTCCCTGCTTGGCGGCGCGGCGGCGGAGGCTGGCGCGGCCGGTGCGGCGGTGGCTATGCGGCAGGCGCAGCGCGAACAACGCGACGACGGCGCCCCGCGCGCCGATCGCGGCGGCGACCGCAGCGACAGGGGTGATCGTGGGGGCGACCGCGGCGGTGATCGCGGTGGCGGTGATCGCGGCGGCTGGAACCGTGGCGGCGGCGAACAGCGTCCGCAGCCTCAACCTCAGCCCCAGGCTCAACCGCAGAACAACGGCGGCGGCTGGGATCGCGGCGACCGTGGGGACCGTGGCGGCGACCGTGGCGATCGCGGCGGCCGTCCGGACTGGAACCGGGGCGGCGAGCGCCCGCAACAGCCTCAGCCGCAGGCCCAGCCCCAACCTCAACCCCAGAACAACGGCGGCAGCGGCTGGAACCGCAACGACGCCCGCGACCGCAGCGGCTGGAACCGCGACGACCGCCGGGGTCCCGACAATCGCGGCCCCGACCGGGGCGGCTGGGACCGCAACGATCGCAACGACAATCGCGGCGGCTGGGATCGCGGTGACCGCCGGCCGGGCCAGGGCCAGTACCGCGATCGCGACCGGGGCCGTCCGCAGTACGACCGCAACCACTATCGCCCCAGTTTCCGGTCCGTTCAGCGCTATCGCGCCCCGGCCTACCGTTATCCGCGCGGCTGGTATGTCCACAGCTGGTCGTTCGGCGACTACCTGCCGGGCGGCTGGTATAGCAGCTCTTATTATCTCGACTGGTGGCGCTTCGACCTGCCGCAGCCGCCGATCGGTTGCGAGTGGGTGCGGGTCGGCGACAACGCCGTCCTGGTCGACGTCTGGAGCGGCCAGGTCCTGAGCGTCTACTACGATCTCTTCTGGTAG
- a CDS encoding GNAT family N-acetyltransferase, which translates to MLQLVRLFDELPDGFDDLVAEASGEGVRNMALLADGWSKGACFQDDGEALLVAFLAGELAGIGGMTVEPAAASLGFGPARRLRRFYVRPAMRRRGVATALASALIHEGFDSVDLLTVNAQASAIAQPFWEAQGFCPDSSGPWTHVLRR; encoded by the coding sequence ATGCTCCAGCTGGTTCGTCTGTTCGACGAACTGCCGGACGGCTTCGACGACCTCGTCGCCGAGGCCTCCGGCGAAGGCGTGCGCAACATGGCCCTGCTGGCTGACGGCTGGTCGAAGGGCGCATGCTTCCAGGACGACGGCGAGGCGCTCCTCGTCGCCTTCCTGGCCGGAGAACTGGCGGGGATCGGCGGCATGACCGTCGAACCCGCCGCCGCCTCCCTAGGCTTTGGGCCCGCGCGCCGCCTGCGCCGCTTCTACGTCCGCCCGGCGATGCGCCGCCGCGGCGTCGCCACCGCCCTCGCCTCGGCCCTGATCCACGAGGGTTTCGACAGCGTGGACCTGCTGACGGTCAACGCCCAGGCCTCGGCCATCGCCCAGCCCTTCTGGGAAGCTCAAGGATTCTGCCCCGACAGCAGCGGGCCGTGGACGCACGTCCTGCGGCGCTAG
- a CDS encoding nucleoside 2-deoxyribosyltransferase, translating to MRPVRSLWLAGPEAWLPDTETHAARQRALCLEAGFEPLIPAVPPPSQGGDELEARQFYAARMAQLRQADAAVINLTPFRGPSADTAAVFEAGVLAGLGKPTFAYLNVTSEVQAEYVARVDTILGATLDETGVWRDGDGCVIEDHGLPETVMLWGEARRLFVIVTADPLRDLTGLELCLQALALYAE from the coding sequence ATGCGTCCTGTCCGTTCCCTATGGCTGGCCGGCCCCGAGGCCTGGCTCCCCGACACCGAGACCCACGCGGCCCGGCAGAGAGCGCTCTGCCTGGAAGCCGGCTTCGAGCCCCTGATCCCGGCAGTCCCGCCGCCCAGCCAGGGCGGGGACGAGCTGGAGGCCCGCCAGTTCTACGCCGCCCGCATGGCGCAATTGCGCCAGGCCGACGCGGCGGTGATCAACCTGACGCCGTTCCGAGGCCCCTCGGCCGACACCGCCGCCGTGTTCGAGGCGGGGGTGTTGGCGGGACTGGGCAAGCCGACCTTCGCCTATCTGAATGTCACCAGCGAGGTCCAGGCCGAGTACGTCGCCCGCGTGGACACGATCCTGGGCGCGACCCTGGACGAGACCGGCGTCTGGCGCGACGGCGACGGCTGCGTGATCGAGGACCACGGCCTGCCCGAGACGGTCATGCTGTGGGGCGAGGCCCGCCGCCTGTTCGTGATCGTCACCGCCGACCCGCTGCGCGACCTGACGGGCCTGGAACTGTGCCTGCAGGCCCTGGCGCTGTACGCGGAGTAG
- the fumC gene encoding class II fumarate hydratase, producing the protein MTATRTETDTFGPIEVAADRYWGAQAQRSLGNFKIGWEKQPLPVVRALGIVKRAAAETNFKLGKLDAGLKDAIVQAANEVIDGKLNDHFPLVVWQTGSGTQSNMNANEVISNRAIEILGGVMGSKKPVHPNDHVNMSQSSNDTYPTAMHVACAEQIVHDLLPALKHLHAALEAKTKAWADIIKIGRTHTQDATPLTLGQEFGGYTQQVANGIERIESTLPKLMQLAQGGTAVGTGLNAPIGFAEGVAEAIAAITGLEFTTAPNKFEALAAHDAMVFSHGAINTVAASLFKIANDIRFLGSGPRAGLGELSLPENEPGSSIMPGKVNPTQCEALTQVCVQVFGNHAALTFAGSQGHFELNVFNPVMAYNFLQSVRLLADAAISFTDNCVVGIEPRIDNIKKGVENSLMLVTALNGRLGYDICAKIAKTAHKNGTTLREETVGGGYLTNEEFDQYVRPEKMVSPG; encoded by the coding sequence ATGACCGCCACGCGCACCGAGACCGATACCTTCGGCCCCATCGAAGTCGCCGCCGACCGCTACTGGGGCGCGCAAGCCCAGCGCAGCCTGGGCAACTTCAAGATCGGCTGGGAGAAGCAACCTCTTCCCGTCGTCCGGGCCCTGGGCATCGTCAAGCGCGCCGCCGCCGAGACCAATTTCAAGCTCGGCAAGCTGGACGCCGGCCTGAAGGACGCCATCGTCCAGGCCGCCAACGAGGTCATCGACGGCAAGCTGAACGACCACTTCCCGCTGGTCGTCTGGCAGACGGGCTCGGGCACCCAGTCGAACATGAACGCCAACGAGGTGATCTCGAACCGCGCGATCGAGATCCTGGGCGGCGTGATGGGCAGCAAGAAGCCCGTCCACCCGAACGACCACGTCAATATGAGCCAGTCGTCGAACGACACCTATCCGACGGCCATGCACGTGGCCTGCGCTGAACAGATCGTCCATGACCTGCTGCCGGCTCTGAAGCACCTGCACGCGGCCCTGGAAGCCAAGACCAAGGCCTGGGCAGACATCATCAAGATCGGCCGCACCCACACCCAGGACGCCACCCCGCTGACCCTGGGCCAGGAGTTCGGCGGCTACACCCAGCAGGTCGCCAACGGCATCGAGCGCATCGAGAGCACCCTGCCCAAGCTGATGCAGCTGGCCCAGGGCGGCACCGCCGTCGGCACCGGCCTGAACGCCCCGATCGGCTTCGCCGAGGGCGTGGCCGAGGCCATCGCCGCGATCACCGGCCTGGAGTTCACCACCGCCCCGAACAAGTTCGAGGCCCTGGCCGCCCACGACGCCATGGTGTTCTCGCACGGCGCCATCAACACGGTGGCCGCCAGCCTGTTCAAGATCGCCAACGACATCCGCTTCCTGGGCTCGGGCCCGCGCGCCGGCCTCGGCGAGCTGTCCCTGCCGGAGAACGAGCCGGGCAGCTCGATCATGCCCGGCAAGGTCAACCCGACCCAGTGCGAAGCCCTGACCCAGGTCTGCGTCCAGGTGTTCGGCAACCACGCCGCCCTGACCTTCGCCGGCAGCCAGGGCCACTTCGAGCTGAACGTCTTCAACCCGGTGATGGCCTACAACTTCCTGCAGTCGGTCCGCCTGCTGGCCGACGCGGCGATCAGCTTCACCGACAACTGCGTGGTCGGCATCGAGCCGCGCATCGACAACATCAAGAAGGGCGTCGAGAACAGCCTGATGCTGGTCACGGCCCTGAACGGCCGCCTCGGCTACGACATCTGCGCCAAGATCGCCAAGACGGCCCACAAGAACGGCACCACGCTGCGCGAGGAAACCGTCGGCGGCGGCTATCTGACGAACGAAGAGTTCGACCAGTACGTCCGCCCGGAGAAGATGGTGTCGCCGGGCTGA